The Rhodococcus opacus B4 genome contains the following window.
CCGCAGTTGTTTTCGCTGAGACTCTTTCATGGTTCGGGTGTCGAGCCCGTCGATGGCGACGGTGCCGGCATCGAGCTCGATGAGCCGGAGTATTGCCCGGGCGATTGTGCTTTTGCCGGAACCGGATTCGCCGACCAGTCCCAGAACCTGCCCGGCCTTGATGGTCAGCGAGACGCCGTCGATGGAGTGCACATGTTCGCGTGTGCGGCGCAGACCGCGGCGGGGCAGGGGGAAGCGTTTGACCGCGCCCTCCATAACGACCATGTCGGGTGCGTGCTCCGCACGACGGTGCGGGGGAGACATCATCATCGAGGTCATGCGGACTCCCCGAGGTGGATGGGTGCCCAGCAGCGGGTGGAGTGTTCGTGGGGCTCGTGCCGGCCCGCAGTGAGATCGGGCTCGGTGGTGGCGCATTGATGTTCCACGTGTGCGGTCGCTGCCACCGAACATCGGGACCGGAAACGGCAGCCCGCCGACAGGTCGCGGGCGGAGCTGGCGTTTCCGGGAATGGCATACAGCTCCCCGGTCGCGGTGGTCTTGAGCATCGAGGCGTTGATGAGGGCTTGGGTGTAGGGGTGCTCGGGTGCGGCGAGGATGTCCGCGGTCGTCCCCTCTTCGACGATGCGCCCGGCGTACATCACGGCGATGCGGTCCGCGATGGCGGAGACGACGCCGAGATCGTGCGAGATGAACAGGACGGACATGCCGAGCTGTGTGCGCTTGGCTGCGATCAGCGCCAGGATCTGTGCCTCGATGGTGACATCGAGGGCGGTCGTCGGTTCGTCGGCGATCAACAGTTGCGGCTGTCCGGCGAGCGCGATCGCGATCATCACTCGCTGTGCGATACCACCGGAGAGCTGGTGTGCGTAGGAGCGGGCTCGGCGGTCCGGTTCGGCGATGCCGACGTCGGCGAGTAGTTCGACCGCGGCCCGTCGTGCCGAGTGCCGGTTCATCCCGAGATACCGTCGCAGCGGCTCCGCGACCTGCGCACCGACTGTGGAGGTCGGGTCCAGCATCCGCTTGGGCTGCTGGAACAGTGCCCCGATTCGGCCGCCCCGCACCTTGTTCATGGCGCGATCGGACAACCCGAGCAGATCGACCCCGTCGAGCGTGATCGCGCTGGCGTTCATCTGCGCGCCGCGCGGGAGCAGGCGCATCAACGACAGCGCGGTCATGCTCTTGCCGGACCCTGATTCCCCGACGAGGGCGAGTATTTCACCGCGATCGATGTGGAAACTCACCTCGTCGAGTACCGGGCTCGTGGGTGCGCCGTCGAACCTTGCCGACAACTTGGTGACATTCAACAGCTCGGGCATGTCATCCTCCGTGGTGCTGGTGAGTGTGTGCGACTGCGACTGCGATTGCGGATGTGTCGTCACGGTGCGTGGTGAGGGTGTTCATCGCGTCACCGAAATGCGCGTCGAGTGCCTCGATCAGGGCAGGCAGGTTCCCGGTGGTGATCAGCCTGAGCAGGTGCTGATGCTCGTCGAGGAGATCGCCACGGCCTTTGTAGGTGCCGACCAACATGTTCAATCCCAGTCGCGTCTGTCCGGCGAGCTGGGCGTACATGGTGGTG
Protein-coding sequences here:
- a CDS encoding ABC transporter ATP-binding protein, whose amino-acid sequence is MPELLNVTKLSARFDGAPTSPVLDEVSFHIDRGEILALVGESGSGKSMTALSLMRLLPRGAQMNASAITLDGVDLLGLSDRAMNKVRGGRIGALFQQPKRMLDPTSTVGAQVAEPLRRYLGMNRHSARRAAVELLADVGIAEPDRRARSYAHQLSGGIAQRVMIAIALAGQPQLLIADEPTTALDVTIEAQILALIAAKRTQLGMSVLFISHDLGVVSAIADRIAVMYAGRIVEEGTTADILAAPEHPYTQALINASMLKTTATGELYAIPGNASSARDLSAGCRFRSRCSVAATAHVEHQCATTEPDLTAGRHEPHEHSTRCWAPIHLGESA